The Paenibacillus sp. BIC5C1 DNA segment GCTTTGAGGGGTTTGTACCAGCCCCAGCTTGAACTTCTTATCCATTTCATCCTCACGGCGAAGCCGCCATCTCCCTTTCTCTTCTATAAACGTGGAGAGCAGGAAATACGGGACGGTTTTCATCAAAAAGGTGTGCTGCGGGATCATATCTGCATCAAAGGTTGCAATGAGTGGAGAAGAGGTTTTGCTCAGGGCATTATTCAGGTTACCTGATTTGGCATGCTTGTTGCCGGGGAAACCCAGATATCCTACGCCAAACTGCTTCGCAAGCTCCTCCACCTCAGGCCGTGCTCCATCATCACACAGATAGATGTGAACCTTCTGCTTGTCAGGGTAATCCATAAACGTACAAGCATTGACGGTTTTATACAAAAGATCAACCGGCTCGTTATGGGTGGCAATGAACACATCCACATGAGGATAAAAATCGGGAGGGACGATGGGAAAGTCGAGCTGCGTACGTTCCTTTTGCATTTTTTGAAAAAACAATTCAAAGGTGGTCAGTACGGTTACCGTCTCAGCCACAATTAAGAGCATACCGAAGATGACGTTCAGTACGCCTTCTCCCCATGGCAGTGTAAAGAACATCCGCCATAACAAATAAATCGACATCAGGATCATGGTGATGACAAAGAAAATATGTTGCCTTTTTTCGTTTTGCACTACAGCTGCTCCCTCCTTGCCGCAAATACCCATCTTCGCTGCAATTGAAAACTGAGCAGGAACAGCAAGGCATCACAGACAAATTTCGCGATTTTCTCATCCACGAAGAAAATCGTATGGAACAAATATACCCCCGTACTGGACAGCACAATCACGAATCCACACAACGTCAAATAGCGCCATAGACTGCCCTGGCTATCCTCTTTGCGGAATACAAAATACCTATTCAGTACATAGTTGACGACAATAGAAATAATTCTCGCAATCACGGTTGCGAGCAGAATCCTTAGATAATCCTGCTGACCCAATATAGGCCGCAAAAAGTCGATCAAAAACCATGCAATTCCCAAATCAACGACAGAACTCGCAACTGAAGAGGAAATAAACCGCAGGAAGTTGGAGAACAGCACACCCATCACCCGAGCGCTGTCCTGAATCGCTTTAAAGTGTGTGCCTGCATTTCCATTCTCATAGATGACTTGAATCGGCATGGTATGAATCGGTATACCGGACTGAATACACGAGATGAGCATCTGCAGCTCGTATTCAAAACGAGTGCCGCGAACATCTTGCATGAAAGCTAGCAGTCCGGGGCCAAAGGCTCGAAGCCCGGTTTGGGTATCTGATAGCTTTTTGCCGTAAAGCATAGCAAAAATAAAGGACGTCATTCGATTACCCAGCAAGGATTTCGGCGGTATGCCTCCCTCACTGAAGTTTCTTACCCCAAGAACCAATGAGTCAGGATGCTGCCTGGCTTCTTTCGCAAGTCTGTATACATCCTCTGCTGCGTGCTGCCCATCTGAGTCCGCAGTGACGACGAACGAAGATGCATCGAACTGCTCTCCGATATACTTAAATCCGGTCTTAAGTGCAGCACCCTTTCCCAGATTTTCCGCATGACGCAGCAAAACACACCCGTTTTCACCCAGCTCTTCGAAAATCGACTGATACGCCTCACCAGATCCATCGTCCACAATGACAATATGGGTCAAGCCATATTCTCGCAATTGCCGTACATAGGCTGGAAGTCTCTCATCTGGCTCAAGCGATGGAATAAGGATGATCGTTTTGCCGTCTTCAGTTTTATCTATAATCATCCTAGTTAAGCCTCAATTCGACATATTTTCACAAATTCTTTTTGAATACTGTGAGTATAACATCGAAAGAGTATACAGTAAACGAACAACTTGTATATATTTTGGTAAAAAAGTTGTATACACATTCGTATTAATGTATAGGCAAAAAATACTAGGAATAGGACTGTGGTATACACAACGAAAAACTCGCCACGATTATGGGCGAGTGGATATTCAGATATCATGTAACAATGCTATTCTATTCGAATGGCTTCGATATTAAGCTCGATGCTTACTTCATTTCCGACGACAATTCCACCCGCTTCCAGAGGCGAGTTGAAACTCAAACCAAATTCATTACGATCAATACTGGCTGTTTGAACGAAAGCCCACACGTTCCCGGCCACGAGGGTCTTTATTAAACCCTTCAAAAACGGTATGAAAAGTGATAGGTTTTGTTACGCCATGCAGCGTTAGATTGCCTGCAAGTTCATATTGCCGTTCGCCAGTAAGAACGCATTTGGTGCTTTGAAACGTAATGGCTGGATACTTAGCAGTATCAAAGAATTCTTCGCTCCTCAGGTGTTCATCGCGTTGCCGCTGGCGAGTTGTGATACTATTTGCGTCGATGGAAGCCTGAATACCCAAGGTTGTTACATCGTTGGGGTCAAAACTTAAAACCGCTTCGAAACGCTCGAAAACACCTTTGATCTTATTAATCATTAAATGCTTCACCGAAAACTCAACAGAACTGTGGTCCGGATCCACTTCCCATTTGACATTGCTCATGAATAAATTCCACCTCTATAATAATATGATGAGAAAGGTCGCCCTATCTCCAAAGCAGCGCTATTCGCATGCTCTTAATATACAAAAAGGCTACTGACAACGTAATGTCAGTAGCCTTTTTGCGTTCTAGCATTTTCTCATAAATATAGACGAATGGCCGCTTATGCTGATCACTAATTTGAATTAGAATTACCGTAGAAGTCTGGAAAAAGGCTGTGATTCCAATGTTAATCAAAAGAGATAAATGGTTGCAATATCGCATCCTCCGGAAGGGCTCCTCTCTCGTTGGACGTTTACCAGAAACACACTTGCTTAAAAAGGACACTTTAACGAAGATGCTGCTTCAATATCAAAGCGTTGTACTGAAGCCTCGTAACGGAAGTTATGGAAGGGATATTATCTTTATCAAACGGAACAGTGTAAGAACCTATCGTATTCAAAATGAAAATAATGTGGTCATCATGAAAGACACCGACAAGGTACTCCAATGGCTCCACAAAAGAAACAAAAGTCATGGATACATTGTCCAAAAACGTCTGCATCTTGCCCGAATTGGGCACAAGCCGTTCGACATTCGGATCATCGTCCAGCGTCAAAAAGGCTCTTCAACCACTTGGAACGTTACTGGCTCCTACGCTAAAGTTGCGGCGCAAGGATATCTAGTCACAAATGTGACTAGCCGCACCATTCCAGTGTTGGAGGCACTCAAATTATCTCAAATTGGAGATCGCAGCTTGCTTGTCAAAGCGGAACACATTGCACTATTAGCTGCCAAACGACTGGGAGAACGTTACTCGAAGCTTAGGGAAGTTGGGTTTGATATAGGTATCGACAGGAAACAGCAAGTTTGGATTATCGAAGGCAATTATAGACCGGACCTACGGCCTTTCCGACTTTTGAAAGATTCCTCAATGCATCGCAAAATATTATGGTACAAGAAACATTAAAGCGAAAAAGAGACGACCAGCCTTTTTCTACGGGGCAGTCGTCTCTTTAGGTTAAGTTGTATGATGCTTATGATGATCATGACGCTTCAGTTATTACTTGATGCGTCTCGTGGCACTTGTAACACGTGTCACTTGGAACTTATTTACCCCTACCTGTATAATGGCAAACTGGCTATAAGAAGTACCGGAAGAAGTATACGGCTCAGCTTCAATATTCCCACTTGGCGTTCTAACCGTTGCGGTGATTCTAGTTACCAAGCAGACTCCACGGCCGGAAGCTCTCCAAGTCTCGTCACGCAGAACACTATAGTTGTCGTCACTACAAAAGATGGATGCATATTCAACTTTTCCAGACGCATTAAACGAAGTAGAGTTATAGATCTGAACAGGGTCATAACCACCTCTTGGTCCTCCAGGTCTTCTATTTCCCATTATCAAAACCTCCTTATTATTGATAGTTTTATTAAATGCAATTCAATTGTTTTGGTAAGGTATAAATGTGGACAAGGAAGAAAAAGTGCGTTTGTCCGGTGGTCGCGAGAGGAAACTTATAACGCTGTACCTCAACAAAAAGAACCCCCCTCGTATTCACAAAGTTGGTTCAGGAATTATAGATTTATCAGCAAGCCTATGTAAACATGAATTGCCTAAACTTAATTGATATCCGCTGATTCTAAGGGTTAACAATAATTAACCATCCAAAATTGATCCTGTAGAAGGATCTAAAACTAAGACACTACTCTTATTTAGACACTTCTGATCGAGATAGTTTCCTTTTGTTGAACATATGTCTCATTTAACAACGAAAAAAACGATCGGATAGCGCACAACGTGTTGTTTCGTTATTACATAGAATCAACCTGTTTAATTTTTGTTACTTCATCTGTCCTTTGATGACTTTCATCATGCTTTTACCAGTTGCTATAATTGCTTCTTCTGCTGAACGTGGTGTCCAACCAAGTATACGTTTGGATTTTTGATTACTCGTTGACATATCTTTTCCCAAGAGTGTTGCAATCATTCTTAATTTAGGGTTGAAAATCGCCGCAACACGAACAATACTATTGGGGAGTTCTCTCTTAGGCACGTTTATGGCATCTGATAAGCAATTCTCCAGGGATGCGCCACACAGCGAAAGAGAACAGCCCCAGGCTGTTCTCTTTCGCTGTCTGTCTTAGAAGCATGTGAACGAGCTAATCCGATTCAAATCAATACCGAAGTATCCCCAGAAGAAACCGAACCATCTGAACCCTGC contains these protein-coding regions:
- a CDS encoding bifunctional glycosyltransferase family 2/GtrA family protein — translated: MIIDKTEDGKTIILIPSLEPDERLPAYVRQLREYGLTHIVIVDDGSGEAYQSIFEELGENGCVLLRHAENLGKGAALKTGFKYIGEQFDASSFVVTADSDGQHAAEDVYRLAKEARQHPDSLVLGVRNFSEGGIPPKSLLGNRMTSFIFAMLYGKKLSDTQTGLRAFGPGLLAFMQDVRGTRFEYELQMLISCIQSGIPIHTMPIQVIYENGNAGTHFKAIQDSARVMGVLFSNFLRFISSSVASSVVDLGIAWFLIDFLRPILGQQDYLRILLATVIARIISIVVNYVLNRYFVFRKEDSQGSLWRYLTLCGFVIVLSSTGVYLFHTIFFVDEKIAKFVCDALLFLLSFQLQRRWVFAARREQL
- a CDS encoding YheC/YheD family protein translates to MLIKRDKWLQYRILRKGSSLVGRLPETHLLKKDTLTKMLLQYQSVVLKPRNGSYGRDIIFIKRNSVRTYRIQNENNVVIMKDTDKVLQWLHKRNKSHGYIVQKRLHLARIGHKPFDIRIIVQRQKGSSTTWNVTGSYAKVAAQGYLVTNVTSRTIPVLEALKLSQIGDRSLLVKAEHIALLAAKRLGERYSKLREVGFDIGIDRKQQVWIIEGNYRPDLRPFRLLKDSSMHRKILWYKKH
- a CDS encoding YceI family protein, with translation MSNVKWEVDPDHSSVEFSVKHLMINKIKGVFERFEAVLSFDPNDVTTLGIQASIDANSITTRQRQRDEHLRSEEFFDTAKYPAITFQSTKCVLTGERQYELAGNLTLHGVTKPITFHTVFEGFNKDPRGRERVGFRSNSQY